The sequence CTTGTTGCTTGCGACCCTCAAAGCCTCAGAGAAAAGCTTTCCAACACCGGGCGTTCCCTTTCTAATCTCATGAATATCTATCTTAAGCCCATTGTCTTGATTGCTCTAAACTCAGGGATGAGGAGAGGCGAAATCCTGCGGCTCAAATGGAAGAACATAGATTTCCAAGCAAGGCGCATTACGATTGAGAATACCAAGAACAACGAGAGAAGAACTGTCTATATGAACGAAACTCTCTGCCGGACCCTGAAGTCACTCCCCATCCATCTTCATTCCGAGATCGTTTTTCCGGACATCAACGGGAATATGCTCACCGTTGCCTTTGAGAGAGCGTGTAGAAGGGGTGGGATTGAAGATTTCCGGTTCCATGACCTGAGACATACCTTTGCAAGCTACCTAACGATGGGAGGGGCTAACTTGAGGACGGTTCAAACCCTTCTTGGACACAAGGACGTGAGAATGACGATCAGGTATAGTCACTTGTCCCCGGAGTATCTCAACGAGGCGGTCAGGACTCTTGAAAAGGACCTGGTTCTGATTTCAAATAGTCACTATTTGGACACTGGAGGGAAATGAGAGATTTGGCGAAAGGAGGTAACCCTTTGCAAACAAAAAGCGTCCCCAACGGGATTCGAACCCGTGTTGCCGCCGTGAAAGGGCGGTGTCCTTGGCCAGCTAGACGATAGGGACGTTAGTATTGAGGGAAGACGTGTGACCACACGGCATGCGATTTCCTCTTCGACGAAATGCCTGCCGGTGCGAAAAGGGCTCTTCAAGGTTTGTTGAGAACCGTTTCAGAGCCCTCACGTCAATCAATGAGACAGGAAACCTGGGTTCAGTCGCCTATTACGACGACCAGTCCCTCAGCCTTTGACTTCGCCGTGTTCTTCCAGTGAATGGAGACGTGCGGAGGAACCCAGATGCTGTCGTTTTCTTTCATGCTGTAGGAATTCACGCCGACGGTCACATCGACTTTCCCGCTCATCAGAAACCCGAGGCATGGGGCCGGCGTGTTCAGGCCCTTCTCAGAGCTTCCGCCCTGTGAGTCGATGATGACATGATAGGCGACAAGATTCGATCTGTGGACACGCGGAGATGGTATCTCATACGCCTGAGTTCCCGTCCCGAGTTTCTTCAGCTTCCTCTGGGTGCCCCTTACGACTCCGATTCTTTTTTCTTCCGATTCGACAAAGAATTCATAGAGTGGAGTCTCAAGCACCTTAGCGAGGCTGCAGAGCGTCTCGATTGAAGGAGACGAAACTCCTCTTTCGATAGTGCTGATCTGCCCGTCAGTGACACCAACTTGTCTGGCTACGTCAAGCTGTGTCAGACCTCTTTTCCTCCTGATTTCTCTTGCTCTTGCTCCCATGAATTTACGCTGCACTGATATGTCCATAACGCCTGCTACCTCCTTTTCTGAGAAACCCCTCTTCCTCAAAGGTTTCATGGCCATGTTGCTTCGCACGAGCTTTCCTGGAAGGGAGGGATCAACTCCGTAGGCTCGGTCGGATTGTAGACATGACCACACTAACAAATAGCATCACAATTTGTCAACAACGTTTCTCTGTCCTAAATTCCATAACTCTTCTCTTCTTGCATTCTGAGCATTGCCGCCGGCAGTTCCGCTCTCACCGTTCCTTGCTCGATTGCCGAGTATAGGTTACCATTCATCAGAAAGCAAGGAACCTGTGGTCTTGCGATTTGTACCCCATTTAGGAGCTGGCGGTTCCGGAAGTCATCACCGGATGGGCGTACCTCCCGCGCATTTCAAAAGGGAGAGGATACCGAAAAATGCACTATCCCAGTTATCTCAACCATTTTGAGTCTGGCGTTCTCAAGGAGAGGGCAGCTTTCCTGAATTCTCTCCTGAACGACTGCGCAATATGCCCGCGAGAGTGCGGGGTCAATAGAACAAAGGGCGACTTGGGCGTGTGCGGATCAGGTGCTCTTCCAAAGGTGGCCAGCTTCAACGCGCACCACGGTGAAGAGCCTCCCCTTTCCGGCACTCGCGGCTCTGGAACAATATTCTTCTCCGGCTGCAATCTCAGGTGCGTTTACTGTCAAAATTATCCGATAAGTCAGCTTGCTAACGGGGAAGAAATCTCACTGGATGAACTCGCTTCCATGATGCTAAGACTTCAGGAAAGAGGATGCCACAACATAAACTTCGTGACTCCCACCCATTTCATGCCGCAAATTCTGAACTCCGTATTGATTGCCATAGGGAAAGGTCTCCGCCTACCGCTTGTCTACAACACAAGCGGGTACGAACTCGGGAAAATGGTCGAGCTCCTGGATGGGATCATCGATATCTATCTGCCCGACATGAGATACGGCGTAAGCCTGCATGCGACAAAATACTCGAAGGCACCGGATTACAGCGAG is a genomic window of Candidatus Eisenbacteria bacterium containing:
- a CDS encoding radical SAM protein, with translation MHYPSYLNHFESGVLKERAAFLNSLLNDCAICPRECGVNRTKGDLGVCGSGALPKVASFNAHHGEEPPLSGTRGSGTIFFSGCNLRCVYCQNYPISQLANGEEISLDELASMMLRLQERGCHNINFVTPTHFMPQILNSVLIAIGKGLRLPLVYNTSGYELGKMVELLDGIIDIYLPDMRYGVSLHATKYSKAPDYSERNREAVKEMHRQVGDLVLDEDGTAVKGLIVRHLVLPGGLSASEEVFRFLSQEVSKNCYVSLMAQYFPTHNADSYPEIDRRITKGEYTEAVRLLKRYGLNRGWVQSI
- a CDS encoding XRE family transcriptional regulator, whose protein sequence is MRSNMAMKPLRKRGFSEKEVAGVMDISVQRKFMGARAREIRRKRGLTQLDVARQVGVTDGQISTIERGVSSPSIETLCSLAKVLETPLYEFFVESEEKRIGVVRGTQRKLKKLGTGTQAYEIPSPRVHRSNLVAYHVIIDSQGGSSEKGLNTPAPCLGFLMSGKVDVTVGVNSYSMKENDSIWVPPHVSIHWKNTAKSKAEGLVVVIGD
- a CDS encoding site-specific integrase, which codes for MKEQPGRIRYLTPEEAEKLLVACDPQSLREKLSNTGRSLSNLMNIYLKPIVLIALNSGMRRGEILRLKWKNIDFQARRITIENTKNNERRTVYMNETLCRTLKSLPIHLHSEIVFPDINGNMLTVAFERACRRGGIEDFRFHDLRHTFASYLTMGGANLRTVQTLLGHKDVRMTIRYSHLSPEYLNEAVRTLEKDLVLISNSHYLDTGGK